One Microbacterium sp. zg-B96 genomic region harbors:
- the chvE gene encoding multiple monosaccharide ABC transporter substrate-binding protein, which produces MKSKKIFFAAATFAASALILSGCSGGGGGGGDAGGEGDGGLIGVAMPTRSSERWIQDGDAVKASLEEQGFEVDLQYAEDDIPTQVSQIENMITKGAEALIIASIDGTTLSEVLQNAADSDIPVIAYDRLIRDTENVDYYATFDNFLVGQQQAWSVLNGLGLTDLEGNPTDGAPAGPFNVELFAGSLDDNNAFFFFEGAMSVFEPLIEDGTLVVKSGQTDIEQAATLRWDGEEAQSRMENLITANYSDGSQVDAVLSPYDGISRGIIGALTDAGYTVGEEWPTISGQDAEVDSVKAILSGEQHATIFKDTRELAKVASAMAVALLNGEEPEVNDTTTYENGVKVVPSYLLGPVPVVADNVESALVDTGYWKAEQLGL; this is translated from the coding sequence GTGAAGAGCAAGAAGATCTTCTTCGCCGCAGCGACGTTCGCCGCAAGCGCCCTCATTCTCTCTGGATGTTCGGGCGGCGGCGGCGGCGGCGGTGACGCAGGCGGAGAAGGCGACGGCGGCCTGATCGGCGTCGCAATGCCCACCCGCAGCTCAGAGCGCTGGATCCAGGACGGCGATGCCGTGAAGGCTTCGCTCGAGGAGCAGGGTTTCGAGGTCGACCTCCAGTACGCAGAGGACGACATCCCCACCCAGGTCTCGCAGATCGAGAACATGATCACCAAGGGCGCCGAGGCGCTGATCATCGCCTCGATCGACGGCACGACGCTGTCGGAGGTGCTGCAGAACGCGGCAGACAGCGACATCCCCGTCATCGCCTACGACCGCCTCATCCGCGACACCGAGAACGTCGACTACTACGCGACGTTCGACAACTTCCTCGTCGGACAGCAGCAGGCATGGTCCGTGCTCAACGGACTGGGCCTGACCGACCTGGAAGGCAACCCGACCGACGGCGCGCCGGCCGGTCCGTTCAACGTCGAGCTGTTTGCAGGCTCCCTGGACGACAACAACGCCTTCTTCTTCTTCGAGGGTGCCATGAGCGTGTTCGAGCCGCTGATCGAGGACGGGACGCTGGTCGTCAAGTCGGGCCAGACCGACATCGAGCAGGCCGCGACGCTGCGCTGGGACGGCGAAGAAGCGCAGAGCCGCATGGAGAACCTGATCACGGCGAACTACTCCGACGGCTCGCAGGTCGACGCGGTGCTCTCGCCCTACGACGGCATCTCGCGCGGCATCATCGGCGCCCTCACCGACGCCGGCTACACGGTCGGCGAAGAGTGGCCGACCATCTCCGGCCAGGACGCCGAGGTCGACTCGGTCAAGGCGATCCTCTCCGGCGAGCAGCACGCGACGATCTTCAAGGACACGCGCGAGCTGGCGAAGGTCGCCTCGGCGATGGCCGTCGCGCTGCTGAACGGCGAGGAGCCCGAGGTCAACGACACCACGACATACGAGAACGGTGTCAAGGTTGTGCCGTCGTACCTGCTCGGCCCGGTGCCGGTCGTCGCAGACAACGTCGAGTCGGCCCTGGTCGACACCGGCTACTGGAAGGCGGAGCAGCTCGGCCTGTAA
- a CDS encoding L-ribulose-5-phosphate 4-epimerase: protein MGSDAERKQRYVTGVKTEVAVARVRAEVAALHAELVRYGLVVWTGGNVSGRVPGADLFVIKPSGVSYDELGPENMILCDLDGAVVAGTPGSDRSPSSDTAAHAFVYRNMPAVGGVVHTHSPYATAWAARGEAIPCVITAMADEFGGEVPVGPFAIIGDDSIGRGIVDTLTGHRSRAVLMQGHGPFTIGATARDAVKAAVMVEDVARTVHLARQGGQLSPIPQDAIDRLYDRYQNVYGQTTDDRR, encoded by the coding sequence ATTGGCAGTGACGCCGAGCGCAAGCAGCGCTACGTCACCGGCGTCAAGACCGAGGTCGCCGTCGCGCGGGTGCGGGCGGAGGTCGCGGCGTTGCACGCCGAGTTGGTGCGGTACGGGCTGGTGGTGTGGACGGGTGGGAATGTGTCGGGGCGGGTGCCGGGGGCGGATCTGTTCGTGATCAAGCCGTCGGGGGTGTCGTATGACGAGCTGGGTCCGGAGAACATGATCCTGTGCGACCTGGACGGCGCCGTGGTTGCGGGGACGCCGGGCAGTGACCGGTCACCGTCATCGGATACCGCGGCGCATGCGTTCGTGTACCGGAACATGCCGGCGGTGGGTGGGGTGGTGCACACGCATTCGCCGTATGCCACGGCGTGGGCCGCGCGCGGTGAGGCGATTCCGTGTGTCATCACGGCGATGGCGGATGAGTTCGGTGGGGAGGTGCCGGTGGGTCCGTTCGCGATCATCGGGGATGATTCCATCGGCCGGGGCATCGTGGACACCCTCACCGGGCACCGGTCGCGGGCGGTGCTGATGCAGGGTCACGGCCCGTTCACGATCGGGGCGACGGCGCGGGATGCGGTCAAGGCCGCGGTGATGGTGGAAGACGTCGCCCGCACCGTGCATCTGGCCCGGCAGGGCGGGCAACTTTCCCCGATCCCGCAGGATGCGATCGACCGGCTCTACGACCGGTACCAGAACGTGTACGGCCAGACCACCGACGACCGTCGGTAG
- a CDS encoding LacI family DNA-binding transcriptional regulator — MTDEASGRRPSIRDVARLSGVSHQTVSRVLNHHPSIRPETRDRVLSVMADLQFSPNRAARALVTSRSQTIGILAATSSQYGPASSIAAIESAARARGYWVSTANVEASDPLSIPAGLSHLMAQSIEGLVVIAPQVRVIRALAAQRIDIPYVTLQSTDLDPGHTLSVDQIGGARLATRHLIELGHRDIYHLAGPQDWIEAEARMRGFLEEMSDADIPTTAPILGDWSAEFGYYAGRELLRVRDFTAIFSSNDQMALGLIHAIRDEGLDVPRDISIVGFDDIPESAHFWPPLTTVRQDFAELGRRCVDLLLGASAGSVQTADAALVPELVVRASAMARARV, encoded by the coding sequence ATGACCGACGAGGCGAGCGGCAGACGCCCCAGCATCCGTGACGTCGCCCGGCTGTCGGGTGTCTCGCACCAGACCGTGTCCCGCGTGCTCAATCACCACCCCAGCATCCGGCCCGAGACCCGCGATCGCGTGCTGTCGGTCATGGCCGATCTGCAGTTCAGCCCGAACCGGGCCGCGCGGGCCCTGGTGACCAGCCGTTCACAGACGATCGGCATCCTCGCCGCCACCAGTTCGCAGTACGGTCCTGCCTCGTCCATCGCCGCGATCGAGTCGGCCGCCCGCGCGCGGGGCTACTGGGTGTCCACGGCCAACGTCGAGGCATCCGACCCGCTGTCGATCCCGGCGGGGCTGTCGCACCTGATGGCCCAGTCCATCGAGGGGCTCGTCGTCATCGCCCCGCAGGTGCGGGTGATCCGGGCGCTGGCCGCACAGCGCATTGACATCCCCTACGTCACGCTGCAGTCGACTGATCTCGACCCGGGGCACACCCTCTCGGTCGACCAGATCGGCGGTGCCCGACTGGCCACCCGGCATCTCATCGAGCTGGGGCACCGTGACATCTACCACCTCGCCGGTCCGCAGGACTGGATCGAGGCCGAAGCGCGCATGCGCGGGTTCCTCGAGGAGATGAGCGACGCCGACATCCCCACGACCGCGCCGATCCTGGGCGACTGGAGCGCCGAATTCGGCTACTACGCCGGCCGAGAGCTGCTGCGGGTGCGCGATTTCACCGCGATCTTCTCCTCCAACGATCAGATGGCGCTCGGGCTCATCCACGCCATCCGCGACGAGGGTCTCGACGTCCCGCGCGACATCAGCATCGTGGGATTCGACGATATTCCGGAATCGGCACATTTCTGGCCGCCGTTGACCACGGTGCGACAGGACTTCGCCGAACTCGGCCGCCGCTGCGTGGATCTGCTGCTGGGCGCGAGCGCGGGGTCGGTGCAGACCGCGGACGCCGCGCTGGTGCCCGAACTCGTCGTGCGTGCGTCTGCTATGGCGCGCGCTCGCGTCTGA
- a CDS encoding Gfo/Idh/MocA family oxidoreductase: MTGLRWGILATGGIAHAFTSDLRTAGLTVAAVGSRTAASAQRFADEFAIPRAHGSYEELAADPDVDIVYIATPHPAHADNAIAMLEAGKHVLVEKPFTLTAAEAAAVRDVARRTGLLAMEAMWTRYLPHMVRIRELIAGGALGEVRTVFADHTQKISTDPTHRLNAIELGGGALLDLGIYPISFAWDVLGAPTSVRAVARLIDTGADAEVATVMTHGTGAVSTTVSSSRGAGPNTAHVVGTEARIDIDRTWYAPTTFRLTAPDGTVLEEYTSEVDGRGMQYQALAAERLIAAGRVDSDELPLDESVAIMGTLDDIRAQIGVHYPQEA, translated from the coding sequence ATGACCGGACTTCGCTGGGGGATCCTCGCCACGGGCGGCATCGCCCACGCTTTCACAAGTGACCTGCGCACCGCGGGTTTGACCGTCGCCGCCGTCGGCTCGCGCACCGCTGCGTCGGCGCAGCGCTTCGCCGACGAGTTCGCGATCCCTCGCGCGCACGGGTCGTACGAGGAGCTCGCCGCCGACCCCGACGTGGACATCGTCTACATCGCGACCCCGCACCCGGCCCACGCCGACAACGCCATCGCGATGCTCGAAGCGGGCAAGCACGTGCTCGTCGAGAAGCCGTTCACCCTCACCGCCGCCGAGGCCGCTGCCGTGCGCGACGTCGCCCGCCGCACCGGCCTGCTGGCGATGGAGGCGATGTGGACGCGCTACCTGCCGCACATGGTGCGCATCCGCGAGCTCATCGCCGGCGGCGCACTGGGCGAGGTGCGCACCGTCTTCGCCGACCACACGCAGAAGATCTCCACCGACCCGACGCACCGGCTCAACGCCATCGAACTGGGCGGCGGCGCGCTGCTGGATCTGGGGATCTATCCGATCTCGTTCGCCTGGGACGTCCTGGGCGCCCCGACGTCGGTGCGCGCGGTCGCGCGCCTGATCGACACCGGGGCGGATGCCGAGGTCGCCACGGTCATGACCCACGGCACCGGCGCCGTCTCGACCACCGTGTCGTCCTCGCGCGGCGCGGGGCCCAACACCGCCCACGTGGTCGGCACCGAGGCGCGCATCGACATCGACCGCACCTGGTACGCCCCCACCACCTTCCGCCTGACCGCCCCCGACGGCACCGTGCTCGAGGAGTACACCTCCGAGGTCGACGGGCGCGGGATGCAGTACCAGGCGCTTGCAGCCGAACGCCTCATCGCCGCCGGCCGAGTCGACAGCGACGAACTGCCCCTCGACGAGAGCGTCGCGATCATGGGCACCCTCGACGACATCCGCGCGCAGATCGGCGTGCACTACCCCCAGGAGGCATGA